The following proteins come from a genomic window of Aquimarina sp. MAR_2010_214:
- a CDS encoding transporter substrate-binding domain-containing protein codes for MCNRKTFLLPLLFFLCSILFFSCSKEKILTNAETDWLKQNDSITIALFPYYPPYQFINNNTTIEGIFIEYFNLIEDKIGHKFKRKYYSDWSELVKDAKSQNIDIILEAQQTWDRSQYLNFYTEFFDTPFVLVASKDTPDGLTLKDFSTKTITVPLGYSSEEYLRKKHPEINLKTYLNESIALQKVQIGEHDAYFGPKTVANFLIKSKNFDNLKIIAETKYSYVPSIAVAKDNTVLNKIIQKATSNISDSEKQNIVENWLYIKTKPFYKNPNFLIPFVLFILLGLLIVLGINFYLGYIVKHKTKALRIAKDNAEKDNQLKTAFIHNISHEIRTPMNGIVGFSQLLKEPKVTDNEKAEYTKIIVKSSKQLIDCMDNILEISKLQTRQVILTHEETDLYEVFDVIFSTFETKAKKKGISLILNNNLLDDQRYVFIDKSKFLKSINSLVKNAIKYTQKGAVLVSVMVQKDALIINVRDSGIGIDPKDQQLLFKSFSQSEYQISRNYGGLELTIGKEYTNLMGGQLSFSSIPEKGSTFRIVLPYNPITVSNNHNASSSTFIKETKAKQHVVLIAEDGEVNFLVLKTILLKTENYHFVIHRAKNGKEALAFCKENNTIDMVFMDIKMPEMDGYDATRFIKQLHPELPIIAQTAYATKEDILNAFVAGCDDFISKPVDPTAVKKVIKKYLPIYSI; via the coding sequence ATGTGTAATCGAAAAACATTTCTTTTACCCCTTCTGTTTTTTCTGTGTTCAATTTTATTTTTTTCTTGCTCAAAAGAAAAAATATTAACGAATGCTGAAACGGATTGGCTAAAACAAAATGATTCTATTACAATAGCTTTATTTCCGTATTACCCACCATATCAATTTATAAATAATAATACGACTATTGAGGGTATTTTTATTGAATACTTTAATCTGATTGAAGATAAAATAGGACATAAATTTAAACGAAAATATTATTCTGATTGGTCCGAACTGGTTAAGGATGCCAAAAGTCAAAATATTGATATAATTCTGGAAGCTCAACAAACCTGGGACCGTAGTCAATATCTAAACTTTTATACCGAATTCTTTGACACTCCTTTTGTTCTTGTGGCTTCAAAAGATACTCCCGATGGACTTACTTTAAAAGATTTTAGTACTAAAACTATAACTGTTCCTCTTGGGTATTCTTCAGAAGAATACTTAAGAAAAAAACATCCCGAAATTAATCTTAAAACCTATCTCAACGAAAGTATCGCTCTACAAAAGGTGCAGATAGGGGAACACGATGCGTATTTTGGCCCAAAAACTGTGGCTAATTTTTTAATAAAATCCAAAAATTTTGACAACCTTAAAATCATAGCTGAAACTAAATATTCTTATGTTCCTAGTATTGCTGTTGCTAAAGACAATACCGTTTTAAATAAAATCATTCAAAAAGCAACTAGCAATATTTCTGATAGTGAAAAACAAAATATTGTAGAAAACTGGCTTTACATTAAAACAAAACCATTTTATAAAAACCCTAATTTTTTGATTCCTTTTGTCTTGTTCATATTGTTGGGTCTGCTCATTGTTTTAGGAATCAATTTTTATTTGGGGTACATCGTAAAACACAAAACAAAAGCACTACGAATAGCTAAAGATAATGCTGAAAAGGATAATCAATTAAAAACAGCATTTATTCATAATATATCCCACGAAATCCGAACACCAATGAATGGTATCGTTGGTTTTTCGCAACTGCTAAAAGAACCTAAAGTAACAGATAATGAAAAAGCAGAATACACAAAAATCATAGTCAAAAGCAGTAAACAATTAATCGATTGTATGGATAACATACTCGAAATTTCGAAACTACAAACAAGGCAGGTCATTCTCACCCATGAAGAAACTGATCTATACGAAGTTTTTGATGTTATTTTTTCGACTTTCGAAACAAAAGCAAAGAAAAAAGGAATCTCCCTTATACTTAATAACAACTTGCTAGATGATCAACGTTATGTGTTTATTGATAAATCTAAGTTTCTTAAAAGTATAAATAGTCTAGTTAAAAATGCAATTAAATACACCCAAAAAGGAGCTGTCCTTGTTTCGGTTATGGTACAAAAAGATGCTTTGATTATTAATGTACGAGACTCTGGAATAGGAATTGATCCTAAGGATCAACAGCTTTTATTTAAGAGTTTTTCTCAATCAGAATATCAAATTTCAAGAAACTATGGAGGATTAGAGCTTACTATAGGTAAAGAATACACAAACTTAATGGGAGGTCAATTATCTTTTTCTTCTATTCCCGAAAAAGGGTCTACATTTCGTATCGTACTACCTTATAATCCGATTACAGTTTCAAATAACCATAATGCTTCTTCATCGACCTTCATAAAAGAAACAAAAGCTAAGCAACACGTAGTATTGATTGCAGAGGATGGCGAAGTTAATTTCTTAGTACTTAAAACAATCTTACTAAAAACAGAAAATTATCATTTTGTTATTCATCGAGCAAAAAACGGAAAAGAAGCTCTAGCATTTTGCAAAGAAAACAATACAATTGATATGGTGTTTATGGACATTAAGATGCCCGAAATGGATGGGTACGATGCTACAAGGTTTATAAAACAATTGCATCCTGAGCTTCCCATAATTGCACAAACCGCATATGCTACCAAAGAAGATATCCTCAATGCTTTTGTTGCAGGATGCGATGATTTTATTTCAAAACCTGTTGATCCTACAGCTGTAAAAAAGGTAATTAAAAAATATTTACCTATATATTCTATCTAA
- a CDS encoding pirin family protein, whose protein sequence is MAAIIKIKPLGFPWETSDPFLFCAYHEDQYPKGNGKLGPNASLEGRNLGQDFTLKDGWRMYHGTKIPGFPAHPHRGFETVTVVQKGLVDHSDSLGAAGRFGNGDVQWMTAGKGVQHSEMFPLLHTEKENPFLLFQIWLNLPRDKKMVEPHFKMLWSEEVPKIKKQDKHGYTTEVTLIAGKLDDVTAPSSAPDSWAADPNNEIAIWTIKMAPNATFTFPKASTEINRSLYFFKGAEVMSEGYTIPVHHEIILNADQEFILKNGNTEAHILLLQGKPMNEPIVKHGPFVMNSQIEIREAIQEYQQTEFGGWPWGSYDHVHSPSKGRFALYPDGTEIKK, encoded by the coding sequence ATGGCTGCTATTATTAAAATCAAACCGTTAGGCTTCCCTTGGGAAACCAGTGATCCATTTTTATTTTGTGCATATCATGAGGATCAATATCCAAAAGGAAATGGAAAATTAGGTCCCAATGCATCATTAGAGGGTCGTAATCTTGGTCAGGATTTCACTCTTAAAGATGGGTGGCGAATGTATCATGGAACCAAAATACCTGGTTTCCCCGCACATCCTCATCGAGGTTTTGAAACCGTTACAGTTGTCCAAAAAGGATTAGTGGACCATTCTGATTCACTTGGAGCTGCAGGACGTTTTGGTAATGGTGATGTACAATGGATGACCGCTGGTAAAGGCGTACAACATTCTGAAATGTTTCCTTTATTACATACCGAAAAAGAAAATCCTTTTTTATTATTTCAGATTTGGCTTAATCTTCCGAGAGACAAAAAAATGGTAGAGCCACATTTTAAAATGCTTTGGAGTGAAGAGGTTCCTAAAATAAAGAAACAGGATAAGCATGGGTATACAACTGAGGTTACTTTAATTGCAGGGAAATTAGATGATGTAACAGCTCCCTCTTCTGCTCCCGATTCCTGGGCAGCAGATCCAAATAATGAAATAGCGATATGGACTATCAAAATGGCTCCCAATGCAACATTTACATTTCCTAAAGCATCTACAGAGATAAACAGGTCGTTATATTTCTTTAAAGGAGCCGAAGTTATGAGTGAAGGATATACTATTCCTGTACATCATGAAATCATTCTAAATGCAGATCAGGAATTCATCTTAAAAAATGGCAATACAGAAGCCCATATATTATTATTACAAGGTAAACCAATGAATGAACCTATAGTGAAACATGGGCCATTTGTCATGAATAGCCAGATAGAAATCAGAGAGGCGATACAAGAATATCAACAAACAGAATTTGGAGGCTGGCCCTGGGGTAGTTACGATCATGTTCATTCTCCTTCTAAAGGCAGGTTTGCTCTATATCCTGATGGTACAGAAATAAAAAAGTAA
- a CDS encoding S10 family peptidase, translated as MYKHLLLAIFYTTITTSLSAQNVKVPIDTTIVTNHTTTIKGKTVAYKATVGFQPVWDETGIPIASLCYTYYKRSDIKNDENRPLLISFNGGPGSASVWMHIAYTGPRILKIDNEGFPVQPYGVKANPNSVLDVADIVFVNPVNTGYSRMIPGKDGKMPDKKLFFGVEADVKYLANWINTFVTRNNRWRSPKYLIGESYGTTRVSGLALELQNNQWMYLNGVILVSPTEIGFKFDGPVEVANRLPYFAAAAWYHKMLPPELQNKDLLEVLPEVENYTINELLPAIVKSGYLDTTKKEEVINKMAYYSGLSKKTIRQHNLEVPKSYFWKDLLRDKEGYTIGRLDSRYKGMDIKDAGDNPDYNSELTSWLHSFTPAINYYYSQELKFKTDLKYNMFGPVRPWDRTKGNNTGENLRRAMAMNANLHTMIQSGYYDGATTYFNAKYVMWQLNANGKLTNRLNFKGYRSGHMMYLRNEDLIKANDDIRAFITKSSVNINKGSKY; from the coding sequence ATGTATAAACATCTACTACTTGCTATTTTCTACACCACAATAACAACCTCATTATCAGCTCAAAACGTTAAAGTTCCTATCGATACTACTATCGTTACAAATCATACAACTACTATAAAAGGGAAAACCGTTGCGTATAAAGCAACAGTAGGATTTCAACCTGTTTGGGATGAAACAGGAATACCTATAGCTTCTTTATGTTATACCTATTACAAAAGATCTGATATCAAAAATGATGAAAACCGACCTTTACTCATTTCATTTAATGGTGGTCCCGGATCAGCTTCAGTTTGGATGCATATCGCCTATACAGGTCCTCGCATTCTTAAGATTGATAATGAAGGATTTCCTGTACAACCTTATGGAGTCAAAGCCAATCCTAATTCGGTGTTGGATGTAGCAGATATTGTTTTTGTAAATCCTGTAAACACGGGGTATTCTAGAATGATCCCCGGAAAAGACGGAAAAATGCCTGATAAAAAGTTATTCTTTGGGGTAGAAGCAGATGTAAAATACCTGGCCAATTGGATCAATACGTTTGTAACCCGAAATAATCGTTGGCGATCTCCAAAATATCTTATCGGAGAAAGTTATGGAACCACACGAGTTTCTGGATTAGCTCTTGAGTTACAAAATAACCAATGGATGTATCTTAACGGAGTGATATTAGTCTCTCCTACCGAAATAGGTTTTAAATTTGATGGCCCTGTAGAAGTAGCAAATCGACTTCCTTATTTTGCAGCAGCAGCATGGTATCATAAAATGCTACCGCCAGAACTACAGAATAAAGACTTACTCGAAGTACTTCCAGAAGTAGAGAACTATACGATCAATGAACTGCTTCCTGCAATTGTAAAAAGCGGATATCTGGATACTACCAAAAAAGAAGAAGTTATCAATAAGATGGCTTACTACTCTGGACTTTCTAAGAAAACAATACGACAGCATAATCTTGAAGTACCCAAATCATATTTCTGGAAAGATCTTTTACGAGATAAAGAAGGGTATACGATTGGCCGATTGGATTCTCGATATAAAGGAATGGATATAAAGGATGCAGGAGATAATCCTGATTATAATAGTGAGCTAACTTCCTGGCTTCATTCATTTACACCAGCTATCAATTATTACTATAGCCAGGAATTAAAATTTAAAACCGACTTAAAATATAATATGTTTGGTCCGGTAAGACCATGGGATAGAACCAAAGGTAATAATACAGGTGAAAACTTAAGAAGAGCTATGGCTATGAATGCCAACCTTCATACTATGATTCAATCGGGTTATTATGATGGTGCTACTACGTATTTTAATGCTAAATATGTAATGTGGCAACTCAACGCAAATGGAAAACTTACAAATCGCCTTAATTTTAAAGGATATCGCAGTGGTCATATGATGTATCTGCGTAATGAAGATCTGATTAAGGCTAATGATGATATTAGAGCATTTATTACCAAATCGTCTGTTAATATCAATAAAGGATCAAAATATTAA
- a CDS encoding YdeI family protein — protein MSDKPELYFKTDQEWRSWLHENHNLSHGVYLILYKVESKQPSMRWEEAVKVALCYGWIDSTVKRLDDQRRRQYFCPRKSKSVWSKVNKTHIIDLIKNDLMHQSGLMSIELAKKNGSWIALDDVENGIIPKDLQHAFDQNPLAFENYQNFARGYRKSYLYWIHQAKRQETRDKRIVEIIKFCKANIKSRDNW, from the coding sequence ATGTCTGACAAACCCGAATTATACTTTAAAACTGATCAGGAATGGCGTTCCTGGCTTCATGAGAATCATAACCTATCTCACGGAGTATACCTTATACTTTACAAAGTAGAAAGTAAACAACCTAGTATGCGGTGGGAAGAAGCTGTAAAAGTAGCATTATGCTATGGTTGGATAGATTCTACGGTAAAAAGGCTAGATGATCAGCGCCGAAGACAATACTTCTGCCCTCGTAAGTCCAAAAGTGTTTGGAGCAAAGTCAATAAAACTCATATTATAGATCTTATTAAAAATGATCTTATGCATCAAAGTGGTTTGATGAGTATCGAATTAGCTAAAAAGAATGGTTCATGGATAGCTCTTGATGATGTAGAAAATGGTATCATTCCCAAAGATTTACAACATGCATTTGATCAAAACCCTCTAGCTTTTGAAAACTACCAAAACTTTGCGAGAGGGTATCGTAAGAGCTACCTCTACTGGATTCATCAAGCCAAACGACAGGAAACCCGTGATAAACGCATTGTAGAAATTATTAAATTCTGTAAAGCAAATATCAAGTCCCGCGATAATTGGTAA
- a CDS encoding ABC-F family ATP-binding cassette domain-containing protein, with the protein MISVDGIAVEFSGETLFSNVSFVINENDKIALMGKNGAGKSTMMKIIAGAQKANRGHVRCPKEAVIAYLPQHLLTDDDCTVFEEALKAFGDILGMQEEMDRLNKELETRTDYESSEYMAIIEKVTDLGEKFYAVEEVNYDAEVEKALKGLGFKREDFTRPTSEFSGGWRMRIELAKILLQKPDLILLDEPTNHVDIESVIWLEDFLINKAKAVIVISHDKTFIDTITNRTIEVTMGRIYDYKANYSHYLQLREERRANQIKAYQEQQKFIADTKTFIERFKGTYSKTNQVNSRERMLEKLQIIEIDEIDTSSLKLRFPSSVRSGDYPVIAKDLSKSYDEHVVFKNANLSISRGEKVSFVGRNGEGKSTMIKAIMGEIEYEGTCDLGHNVKVGYFAQNQAALLDQNLTVFQTVDEVAEGEVRTQIKNILGQFMFGGDDIDKKVSVLSGGERTRLAMVKLLLEPVNLLILDEPTNHLDLKSKDVLKEALLNFDGTLILVSHDRDFLQGLSQKVFEFKNKRVIEHFETIDDFLSRNKIENLKEIDLKS; encoded by the coding sequence ATGATTTCTGTAGATGGAATTGCTGTAGAGTTTAGTGGTGAAACATTATTTAGTAATGTTTCTTTTGTTATCAATGAAAATGATAAAATTGCCTTAATGGGTAAGAATGGTGCTGGTAAATCCACTATGATGAAAATTATTGCAGGAGCACAGAAAGCAAACAGAGGGCATGTTAGATGTCCCAAAGAAGCAGTAATTGCATATTTACCACAACATCTATTAACAGATGATGATTGTACTGTATTTGAAGAAGCATTAAAAGCTTTTGGCGATATTTTGGGGATGCAGGAGGAGATGGATCGATTAAATAAAGAACTTGAAACTCGTACTGATTATGAATCCAGCGAGTATATGGCAATTATAGAAAAAGTAACTGATCTGGGAGAGAAGTTTTATGCTGTAGAAGAAGTGAATTATGATGCCGAAGTAGAGAAGGCGCTAAAAGGACTTGGGTTTAAGAGAGAAGATTTTACACGACCCACCAGTGAGTTTAGTGGTGGGTGGAGAATGCGTATAGAGCTTGCCAAAATCTTATTACAGAAACCAGATTTAATCCTTTTGGATGAGCCTACTAATCATGTAGATATAGAATCTGTAATCTGGCTAGAGGACTTTTTGATTAATAAAGCCAAGGCGGTTATCGTTATCTCTCATGATAAAACGTTTATCGATACAATCACCAATAGAACTATTGAGGTGACAATGGGAAGGATCTATGACTATAAAGCAAATTATTCGCATTATCTGCAACTACGAGAAGAAAGAAGAGCAAATCAAATAAAAGCATACCAGGAACAACAAAAATTTATTGCAGATACCAAAACATTTATCGAACGGTTTAAAGGTACGTACTCAAAAACCAATCAGGTAAATTCGAGAGAACGTATGTTAGAGAAGTTACAGATTATCGAGATTGATGAGATCGATACTTCATCCTTAAAACTCAGATTTCCATCATCAGTTCGATCGGGAGATTATCCCGTAATAGCAAAAGATTTATCAAAAAGCTATGATGAGCATGTAGTGTTTAAAAATGCAAATTTATCGATTTCCAGAGGAGAAAAAGTGTCATTTGTAGGACGTAATGGTGAAGGTAAATCCACGATGATCAAAGCGATTATGGGAGAGATTGAGTATGAGGGAACTTGTGATCTGGGGCATAATGTTAAAGTAGGATATTTTGCGCAAAACCAAGCGGCATTATTGGATCAGAACCTTACTGTATTTCAGACGGTTGATGAGGTAGCAGAAGGAGAGGTACGAACACAGATCAAGAATATTTTGGGACAGTTTATGTTTGGTGGTGATGATATCGATAAAAAAGTGAGTGTTCTTTCAGGAGGAGAACGAACACGACTGGCAATGGTTAAGTTACTTTTAGAGCCGGTTAATCTTTTAATTCTCGATGAGCCAACCAATCATTTGGATTTAAAGTCAAAAGATGTACTAAAAGAAGCTTTACTAAATTTTGATGGTACCTTGATTTTGGTTTCTCATGATCGTGATTTTTTACAAGGGTTATCACAAAAAGTATTTGAATTTAAAAACAAAAGAGTAATCGAACATTTTGAAACCATAGACGATTTTCTTTCGAGAAATAAGATTGAAAACCTAAAAGAAATTGATCTTAAATCATAA
- a CDS encoding response regulator transcription factor yields the protein MEVLEIILLILAYSLIIIALFLEVICFKKNIETLETIYFTISLLLLILALTITYFFRPFSHSDSTNVFILLAMILVALTTPLHILEERRHTIKPIFKKLLIAFSGMLIILVITGHFIRILGFLQYVVALFLGISVVLSMILVRVTKPKVNIVHREKMERYIAIAVLIMIPLSLLTNYVADLNGINTKIGFTLPLIFIVLAGSKLWSDIERLSLFRPKNTVKEQNLINYSLTNREKEIALLLIKGNTYKQISEQLFISIPTVKTHVSNIYRKCKINNRIELISLLSN from the coding sequence ATGGAAGTATTAGAAATCATCTTATTGATTTTAGCGTATTCCCTAATCATCATCGCATTATTTTTGGAAGTTATATGCTTTAAAAAAAATATTGAAACGCTTGAAACTATATACTTTACAATTTCACTGCTTCTGTTAATTCTTGCGTTAACGATTACCTATTTTTTTAGACCTTTTAGCCATTCTGATAGCACTAATGTTTTTATTTTATTAGCGATGATATTGGTTGCACTTACTACTCCTTTGCATATTCTTGAAGAGAGGCGCCATACTATAAAACCTATTTTTAAAAAATTACTAATTGCTTTTTCGGGGATGCTAATCATACTCGTGATTACAGGGCACTTTATCAGAATATTGGGTTTTTTACAGTATGTAGTAGCACTTTTTTTAGGGATTTCTGTCGTTTTGTCAATGATTCTGGTAAGGGTTACCAAACCCAAAGTAAACATAGTACATCGTGAAAAAATGGAACGGTATATTGCAATTGCCGTCCTTATTATGATTCCACTTTCTTTACTTACCAATTATGTTGCAGACCTAAATGGTATAAATACAAAAATTGGGTTTACGCTTCCATTGATTTTTATTGTACTTGCAGGAAGTAAATTATGGAGTGATATAGAGCGACTGTCTCTTTTTAGGCCTAAAAATACTGTGAAAGAGCAAAACCTGATTAATTATTCCTTGACCAATAGAGAAAAGGAAATCGCCTTACTTCTTATTAAAGGAAATACATATAAACAAATATCAGAACAGTTATTCATATCAATTCCTACGGTAAAAACACATGTTTCCAATATTTACAGAAAATGTAAGATAAATAATAGGATAGAGCTTATTTCGTTGCTGTCTAACTGA
- a CDS encoding VOC family protein, with the protein MKNNKINFIELQALDLDEIKKFYGNTFGWTFTDYGDQYCDFHQAGIDGGFAKVEKISTGGTLVVLYHDDLSQALENVQKNGGKISKKVFSFPGGSRFEFIDPSGNKLAVWTNK; encoded by the coding sequence ATGAAAAATAATAAAATCAACTTTATAGAATTACAAGCATTAGATTTAGATGAAATCAAAAAATTCTATGGCAATACTTTTGGTTGGACTTTTACAGATTATGGAGATCAGTACTGTGATTTTCACCAAGCGGGAATTGATGGAGGATTTGCCAAAGTAGAAAAAATTAGTACTGGAGGTACTCTGGTCGTTTTATATCATGATGACTTATCACAGGCTTTAGAAAATGTACAAAAAAATGGTGGAAAAATCTCTAAGAAGGTATTTTCTTTCCCTGGAGGAAGTCGATTTGAATTTATTGATCCTAGCGGAAATAAACTAGCAGTTTGGACTAATAAGTAA
- a CDS encoding GyrI-like domain-containing protein — protein sequence MKHEWRKKEKGVYIPKNTPEIIEIPEYKFLTIEGEGNPNSEFFSEYIGMLYAVSYGIKMGLKKGTVPKGYFDYTVYPLEGVWDITEEAKKTYEGTIDKDNLVFKLMIRQPNFVDDELAKHMINQTKEKKPHVLLEKVKFEKITEGKCIQMMHLGSYDNEPESFKVMEAFAEKEDLYRLSKVHREIYLSDFRKVPTEKLKTVLRFKVVSK from the coding sequence ATGAAGCATGAATGGAGAAAAAAAGAAAAAGGAGTGTATATACCCAAAAATACACCCGAAATCATTGAAATTCCCGAATACAAGTTTCTTACTATCGAAGGAGAGGGTAATCCTAATAGCGAATTCTTTTCAGAATATATTGGTATGCTGTATGCGGTTTCATATGGGATAAAAATGGGATTAAAAAAAGGAACTGTACCCAAAGGATATTTTGATTATACCGTTTACCCGCTAGAAGGCGTTTGGGATATTACTGAAGAAGCAAAGAAAACATATGAAGGTACTATTGATAAAGATAACCTGGTTTTTAAATTAATGATCAGACAGCCCAATTTTGTTGATGATGAACTAGCGAAACATATGATTAATCAAACCAAGGAAAAAAAGCCTCATGTGTTATTAGAAAAAGTGAAATTTGAGAAAATAACAGAAGGTAAGTGTATTCAAATGATGCATCTGGGAAGTTATGACAACGAACCTGAAAGTTTTAAGGTGATGGAAGCATTTGCTGAAAAAGAAGATCTCTACAGACTGTCTAAAGTACATAGAGAAATTTACCTATCCGATTTTAGAAAAGTACCCACCGAAAAACTAAAAACAGTTTTACGATTTAAGGTAGTTTCAAAGTAA
- a CDS encoding DUF4386 domain-containing protein, with the protein METNSNQKIGRIAGAVFLIIIGAGVFAEFFVRQKIFVTDDPVATVTNIANNGWLYRLGIVSDLVMILAFFFYPLVLERVFKHVNKNLSKLMVLSVMISVAILCVTMLAMIAPLLLTSGADYMAGFTTDQINGLVTFFLKLHTNGYFISQVFYGLYLLPLGYMIFKSGLAPKIIGVLLMLGCIGDQIDVIRYFLVPDTDSVLLQNITTPADLGEMSLCLWLLIMGLRNKKIETKVVA; encoded by the coding sequence ATGGAAACGAATTCAAATCAAAAAATTGGAAGAATTGCAGGGGCAGTATTTCTAATCATCATTGGAGCTGGTGTGTTTGCAGAATTTTTTGTTCGCCAAAAGATTTTTGTGACCGATGATCCCGTTGCTACTGTAACTAATATTGCTAATAATGGCTGGTTATACCGTTTAGGAATTGTTAGTGATTTGGTGATGATCCTTGCTTTTTTCTTCTACCCATTAGTTTTGGAAAGAGTGTTTAAACATGTTAATAAAAATCTATCCAAACTTATGGTGTTGTCGGTTATGATCTCTGTTGCGATATTATGTGTTACGATGCTTGCAATGATAGCACCATTGTTGTTAACTAGTGGAGCGGATTATATGGCTGGATTTACCACTGATCAGATAAACGGTTTGGTCACATTCTTTTTAAAACTACATACCAATGGTTATTTTATCTCACAGGTATTTTATGGATTGTATCTGCTACCGCTTGGATATATGATCTTTAAATCAGGGCTCGCACCAAAGATTATTGGGGTGTTGTTGATGTTGGGATGTATTGGCGATCAGATCGATGTGATCAGATATTTTCTTGTTCCAGATACCGATTCAGTACTATTACAAAATATTACTACTCCCGCAGACCTGGGAGAGATGTCACTATGCTTATGGTTGTTGATTATGGGATTACGAAATAAAAAGATAGAAACAAAAGTTGTTGCTTGA
- a CDS encoding class I SAM-dependent methyltransferase yields MKKKDNEIKTKKIKKPWPTKDAMEQVYEMKLWGGNTSDFYSGLGSHHPEIVNPYIDVLTSFLTSFKKPLVVCDLGCGDFNVGKELVKHTKQYIAVDIVRNLIERNKEKFKEENLEFRCLDIAVDDLPSGDCALLRQVLQHLSNAEVQNIVEKLANFKYVMLTEHIPEGNFIPNKEIISGQGIRLKKQSGLNLLAPPFNFEVKEEKQLLSVISNDFRGVIVTTFYKVF; encoded by the coding sequence ATGAAGAAAAAAGACAATGAAATTAAAACTAAAAAAATAAAGAAGCCTTGGCCAACTAAAGATGCTATGGAACAGGTTTATGAAATGAAACTCTGGGGTGGTAATACATCTGATTTTTATTCAGGTTTAGGATCACATCATCCCGAGATAGTAAATCCATATATAGACGTTTTAACATCATTTTTAACCTCTTTTAAAAAACCTCTTGTAGTGTGTGATTTAGGTTGTGGGGATTTTAATGTAGGAAAAGAACTGGTAAAACATACTAAGCAGTATATTGCTGTAGATATAGTAAGAAATCTTATAGAACGTAATAAAGAAAAATTTAAAGAGGAAAATTTAGAATTCCGTTGTTTGGATATAGCGGTAGATGATTTACCTTCTGGAGACTGTGCTTTATTAAGACAAGTACTACAACATTTATCGAATGCTGAAGTACAAAATATAGTGGAAAAGCTAGCCAATTTTAAATATGTTATGTTAACCGAACATATACCTGAAGGAAATTTTATACCCAATAAAGAGATTATTTCTGGACAAGGAATTAGGCTAAAAAAGCAAAGTGGTCTAAATTTATTAGCTCCACCATTTAATTTTGAGGTTAAAGAAGAAAAACAATTATTGTCTGTTATTTCGAATGATTTCAGAGGGGTTATAGTAACGACATTTTATAAAGTGTTTTAA